Below is a genomic region from Sulfurovum riftiae.
TCCTGTTTATCTCTTCTACTCTTAAAAGATCACTATGTACCGTCGTTCTTACTTCAAAAGGAAACTGTTTTTTGATCAGAAAGTTCAAACTCTGTATGAAACTGTCAAAATGTTTGTTTTTTGTGATCGCATAATACTTTTCTTTGGGCGCCTTGTAATCGAGTGCTATATAGTCAACCAGTCCGTTTTCCACCAACGCCTGGATCATTGCAGGATTCAACCCGTTGGTATCCAGCTTGATCTTGAAACCCAATTGCCTGATCTTTTTACAAAACAGTATCAGATCGTCATAGAGCGTCGCTTCTCCTCCGGAGAGAACCACGGCTTCAAGAAGCCCTGTTCTGCTTTGCAAAAACTCAAGGGCATCTGCTTCAGTGATCTTCCCCTCTCCCAAGACAATATCTTTGTTATAGCAATAGACACATCGCATATTACACTTGGCAAACCAGAAAACAGCCGCCAAATGATCCGGATAATCCAGAGCTGTAAAAGGGGTGATATCATAGAGCGGTTTAAGCAGCATCTATCCGCACTATCCTTTCTGTAAAAAACTTTCTCTCTTTATGTTCACCTTTTTTACCGATATTGAAACTCTCGACCGGCCTGTGATATCCCATTACCCTTGTATACACGATGCATCTGCTTCGCTTTTCTTCATATTTTTGCAATATCTCTTTCTCTTTCATTGTTTCTCCTTTAAATATATAGCAACACACTGCTGTGCATTTTCGACCAACAGACCGATCTCTTCCGGAGTCGCATGGTCGATATGAATACCACACACTACCAAAGTATCTTTTTCTATTTTATCATAAATAAAACTTGCCACTTTTTCAGACACAACATGGTCTTTATGCCCTTTTTTACTGATAGTCCGTACCTCCTGTCCTGCTTCTGCCAGTGAAGCTGAACCGATATGTGCTTCCTCTCCGCCTGTAATGATGACAAGCCTGTCATTCCCAATATTATATGCTTCCAGGTGAACTGCATACCGTCCTATTCCCACAGTGATCATGCTGTCTCCCTCTCCAGGATCTCGGCATCGCACTTTGGACAGTATTCATATTCTCCAGAGAGATACCCGTGCTTTTCACAAATGGAGAATGTCGGTGTCACGGTAATATACGGCAGCCTGAAATTGCCGATCACATTTCGTACCAGTTTCCTGGCAGCTTCGGGAGAGCTGATCTTCTCCCGCATATAGAGATGCAGGACCGTACCTCCCGTATATTTGCATTGCAGATCATCCTGCAGGAGCAGTGCCTCAAACGGATCATCGGTATGGGAGACAGGTATCTGCGAAGAGTTGGTATAGTAGTTATTCTCCGGTGTTCCTGCCTGAATGATATCATCGTACCGTTTGGCATCTTCTTTGGCAAAGCGGTAGGTCGTTCCCTCTGCCGGTGTTGCTTCAAGGTTGTAAAGATTTCCCGATCTCTCCTGAAACTCTTTCAGCAGCTCCCTCATGAAATCCAGTACCCTTAATGCCATATCCTCTCCGAACCTGTCCGCTATCGTATGTTCATCCTGGGTAAAGTTGCGTATCATCTCATTCATCCCGTTCACACCGATCGTCGAGAAATGGTTGTTGAACCCTGGAAGATACCTTGCCGTATAGGGGTAGAGCCCCCTGTCGTACATCTCCTGAATGAAGATCCTCTTTTTCTCCAGCGTCGAATAGGCATACTCCATCAGTTTGTTCAGTCTTTCCAGTAGCTTCTCCTCATTCCCGGCATTAAGGTACCCCAGTCTTGCCATATTGATCGTCACAACACCGATACTCCCTGTCATCTCGGCACTGCCGAACAACCCTCCGCCTCTTTTAAGCAGTTCGCGAAGATCCAGCTGCAACCGGCAGCACATACTTCGGACATGTCCCGGTTTATACGCCTCTTCATTTGGCACAAGCTCTCCCTTCTCATCTCTTACATACTGGCTTCCTATGAAGTTCTGAAAATAGGAAGAGCCTATTTTTGCCGTGTTCTCAAACAGGATATCTGTATTTTCACCGTACCAGTCGAATGCTTCGGTAATATTGACCGTAGGAATAGGGAAAGTGAACGGCTGACCATTCTTATCCCCTTCTGTCATCACTTCATAAAAAGCTCTGTTGATCAGATTCATTTCTGCCTGGAAATGTTTATAGGTCATGTTTTCAAAAGAGGTGATCTGTGCATCTCTTTGTTTGGCAAGCAGCAGCAAGGATTCATCTTCCAGGTCGGAGAAAAGGTGCTTCTGCTCCCGTGTTGGTATCTGCTCTTCAAGATCTGAAGGGACTGTCCAGTCAATGGTAATGTTGGTAAAAGGGCTCTGCCCCCAGCGTGCCGGAACATTGAGGTTGTAGACAAAACTTCTGACGGCTTTTTTGATCTCCGTAAAAGAGAGCTTGTCCCTGAACACATAAGGTGCCAGATAGGTATCGAAAGAGGAGAAGGCCTGTGCACCCGCCCATTCGCTTTGCAAAATACCCAAAAAATTCGCCATCTGCCCCAATGCTTCCCTGAAGTGTTTGGGCGCACGGCTCTCTACCCTGCCCCTGACCCCGTTGAAACCTTCATCCAGAAGTACCCGCAGACTCCATCCCGCACAATACCCAGTCAGACAGTCCAGGTCATGAATATGGTAGTCACCGTCCCGATGCGCATACCCCTCCTCTTTGGAGTAGATCGTGTCCAGCCAGAAATTGGCGATCACTTTTCCGGCAGTATTGTTGACCAGCCCTGCATTGGAGTACCCGGTATTGGAATTGGCATTGATCCGCCAGTCGGATTTATCGATATATTCTTTAATGGTCTGTGTAGAGTTGACATAGGTTGTATCTTCATCGAGGCCAAGTATCTGCTCGCGCTGGATCTTGTGCATATGCCTGTAAAGCATGAATGATTTCATTACTTCAAAATGCTGATGTGTATACAGCATTTTCTCTATAAGGTCCTGAACCTCCTCCACACTGATCTCATCCCGGGTTTTAATGACCTTCATCAACTCGGAAAAAACAGTTTTGTCATATGTTTTCACTTCACTCTCAAATGCCTTTTTTATGGCGTCTTCAATTTTGAAAGGTACGAATTTCTGAGAACTTCCATCCCGTTTTATAATTGTTTTTATCATATTTTCAGCTCCCCGTTCAACATTGGAGCATTATAGTGGAAGCTGTAAAAAAAGGGTTTGACAACTGTCAATAAATAATAAAAATACTTTTCTGCTGTTTTATTTTCATGATTTTTTGACAGACATCAATGAATTTATTCTAATATTGTGCTATGTACTTTGCCATATCGACCACTCTTTTGGCATATCCGTATTCATTATCCTGCCAGGCTGAAATTCGAAGAAGGTCCTCTTCTACAACAGCCGTAAGGGAAAGATTGAGCACAGCGCTGTAGGGACTTTGTATATATTCCAAGGAAGATCCCGGCAGCTCCGTAACGTCCAAAATATCTGAGTAGGTACCGCCGATTTCTTCACGCAGTACCTGGTTTACCTCCTGCACACCTGTTTTTTTACCGATCTGTATATGCAACTCATACAGTGTTGTACTCGGCACAGGCACCCGGATACTTTTTGCATACATCTTCCCTTTTAAATGCGGGAAAAAGGTTTCCGTGGCTTCGGCAGCACTGCTCATAAGAGGAATGATGTTTTGTGTCGCGGAACGCGTTCTGCGAATATCATCTGAATAGTGTTTGCTGTCAAGCAGGTTCTGATACACCGTATAGCTGTGGTACATACTCATCATGGCCGACTCGATCCCGAAATACGTATCTACTATCTGAAATATCGGTACGATGGCATTGGCGGAACAGCTTGAGTTGGAAATGACAGGTTCATCTCTGTATTTTTTATGATTCACCCCGTAGATATACGTTGGCATATCATCTGACGAAGGTGCCGAAACGATCACTTTTTTTGCCCCATTCCTGATCAGGGGCAAATTTGATGCTGTCGTAAGGAACATACCACTGCATTGCAGTACAACATCTATCTCCATTACTCTCAAGTCCATATTTGACGGATCAGCTTCCGAAAAAAGCTGTACCTTTTGGGTACCGATAAAGAGTATGTCGTCCTCTACGTTTACTACATAAGGCAGGGTACCGTAAACAGAATCATACTTCAAAAGATATGCCATCTGTTCATACGAACAAATATCGTTGATACCCACAAGTTCACAACATTCATCTTCAAGCATGATCCGTGCAACAGCTCTGCCGATACGCCCAAATCCGTTAATGAAAACTCTTATCTTCTTTTTGGTCACAGTATATTCTTTGCCTCCGTTCTATATTGAACCTAAGTATAGGCAGAAATATATTTTACACTCTTGATAAAAATCAAATTCCTATACACAATAATATCCATATCATTGGATGCTCTCTTTAGAGGGAAGCTCAAATAAGGTATTGCATGATAAAATACAATACATATTATGACAAAAGAGGTTTGTTTTGAGAGTTATTTGGTTTTTACTGATCTGGTTCATATTGCTGCCCCTGCAAGCCTCCGCTGCTCCGGTCACCCAGGCCCAGCTGAGCGAAAAAGAGAAAGCCTGGATCGCCGAACATCCGGTCATCAACTTTACGGGTGACCCTGACTGGCTGCCCTACGAGGCATTTTCCAAGGATGGAAGATATCTCGGTATCATCCCCGAAGTCCTCAGGATCATAGAGCAACAGACAGCACTGAAGTTCAATGTCATCCCTACCAAGACCTGGGATGAATCCGTCTCGCTTCTAGAGAGCGGCAAAGCAGATATGATGACGGTCAGCGATGCCTGGAATGACCCAAAATATCTTTATACCAGGCCTATGCTCTCCAGCCCGATCGTCATCGTGATGGACAGGGACCACTCCTACATTGAGTCGGTCTATTATCTTCAATATGATGATATTGCCATCGTCAAAGGCTACCGCTATGTGGAGCAGATCAAAAAGAAATATCCGGACTACAATTTCCATGAAGTAAAGAACATCCAGGAGGGACTCGAAGGTGTCGCCACGGGGAAATACGATGCAATGCTTGCATCAATGGCCCTGGCGACCTATACTATAGAGACACTGCAGCTCAACAATATCCAGGTCATAGGGAAAACCGAGTTCAGTATCAAAATACTCTTTGCCATCAAGAAAGAGATGGCACCGCTTGTCGACATCATCAACAAGGTCACTATCGATGAAAAGCAGGCACATGAACTGCTCAAAGAGTGGACCTATCAGAAATATGTCGAAAAAACAGATTACGGACTGATCGCAGAACTTGCCATATTACTTCTGGTCATACTTTTCGCCGCACTCATACTCTATTTTGTTTTCAAGAAAAAGTCGCAGAAATATCAGCAGATCAAAAACCTTCTTACCCGTACCAACAGCGAGGTTGACGATGCCATCCGGTACGCTTCGCTTCTCGATACACCCGATCTGCTCCCCTCGGATGAGATATCAACGTTTTTCGATGACAGCTTCCTTGTTTCGCAGCACGGGAAGATCAAAAGCAGTACACTCATACACTTCACCGAACTCGACCCGGACAAAGGCTTGCTCATTCTGGTCGATGCCAAAGGAGAACATATCAACGGTGTTCTCAACAGCCTCTTTTGCAAAAGGGTTCTCAAGAGGGTGATCGATCAGGTCAAAGCAAGAAAACTCGATGCGGATCCGGCTGCGATACTCGGTTCACTGGAAAAAGAGTTGCAGCACCAGCTCGGGGAAGCGGATGCCCAGAGCAGACCGAACACCATCGGTTTCGATGCGGCAGTGGCCATCCTGGACAAAGCCGCCAGCACACTTCTCTATGCCGGAGCGAACATTCCTCTTTTCTATACGCAGGACCATGAGGTCAAGATCGCCAGTGCCGATACGCATTCCATAGGTTCCGGCAACACCCGTTATACGAACCATATCATCGAGATCTCCGATACGACAGACTTCTACCTGCTGACCAATGCATACATCGAACAGATCGGCGGCAAAGAGGTGCTGCCTGCCGGCAAGAGACGCATCAAAGAGATACTGAAAAAATATGAACTTCAGACTATGGGTACACAGAGAGACACCTTTGTAAAGACACTTCAGCCATCCAAAGGCAAGCAACCCGAAATGGGAGATATTACGATCATCGGCTTCCGTGTCACCCTATAGACCGCGACCTGCGGCAGCGGCATTTTTTATGAATGACGCTCCGTGAAGGGAGAATGGGAACTTCATAGCGTTTTAGCCCGATTTGATACGTATCAATCAAAAAGCAATCGATAGAAGATACAATATCCATCCACTATAACAAATTCGGATCACACATTGGAAATCAGCGAAATATATGGCTGTTCCCAGTGTATATTCCGGTATAAAGGAGTCCAAGAATGGATGTCAAACACTATTACAACCCACAGGGCGAAGAGATACTCGATGAGAAGATCTATGGCGGATCACCCACAGGGTTTGTAGACTTCAACCGTTCAAAATACAGATGGGACAGCAACATTTACGACCTGATGAATGCCAATACCTGGTTCCCTTCAGAAGTCAACACCTCGACAGAAAAGAAGAATTTTGATCAGCTTACCGACAATGAGCAGTCCATCTACAAGATGACCTTTGCACAGCTCAGTTTCAACGACTCAGCACAGGAGGAGTACCTCAGCGATTTCAGGCGTCTGGCGAACAACCGCCTGGTCAAATCGGTCATCTCACTGCAGATCATGCAGGAGGTGAACCACTCCAAAAGTTATGCCGTACTGCTCGATGCCTGCGGAAACTCCGAAGAGGTCTTCAACCTTTACAAATACGATGCTGCACTTAACAAAAAGAACATGCAGGTCGCTGAGCAGTTCGCCAAATACATCGACGGAGGGTCTGCGGACAAGATGCTTCTCTCGGCCATGGCAAGCGTGAACCTCGAAGGCATCTACTTTCTGCTGGGCTTCTCCTATATCTATCTGCTCGGGGACAAAGTACCCGGTGCCAGAGACATGATCAAATTCATCGCAAGGGATGAACTCAACACCCACCTGCCGCTCTTTGCCAACATCTTCAAGACCATCCAAAAAGAGAACAATATCGCCACTTCTACCATCGATGCCGCCTATGCCATGATACAGGATGCGGTCAATATCGAACTCGAATACGGCAAATACCTGCTCGACCAGTTCCCCATCATGGGTGTCACCCCGGAACTGATGGAACAGACGGTCTACAACTATGCCAATGACAGGCTGGTCAAGATAGGACTTGACCCCATCTTCGAGAAGAGCGAAACGACCTACCTTCAGAAACTGGTCACAAAACATCTCGAAATGAACGAGGTCAAGAGCAACTTCTTCGAGAGCAATGTCTCCAACTATGCCAAGTCAAGCATCGACCTGAACGACTTCTAAACATGACCCCAGAAGCCTTCCTCCCCTACCTCAAATGTGTCGGTACCGGTCCCAAACGTAACCGGGACCTGACAAAAGAGGAGATGAAGACCGTTATACGGGCTTTTCTGGAACAGGAGGTCGTCCCCGAACAGGTCGCCGCATTTATGCTGGGATGGCGTGTCAAAGGGGAGAGCATCGATGAGTTCGCAGGAGCCATTGAAGTCTTCGATGAGTTCATCAGACACGCTCCGCTTGCAAACTCCATCGAATTCGGCTACCCCTACGACGGCAAGGTCAAGAACCCCTATATTTTTCCACTGACCGCACAGTACCTGGAACCGTTCGGCATCAATCTCTCTTTGCACGGAGGCCTGCTTCAGCCGGCAAAAGGCGGCATCACCCTCAAAGAGGTGTGTGACAATGTACCGTTGCCTTCCAATGTTCACTACTACGACAGAAGCGAATACTTCCCCGAACTCTACCGTTTCAGCGAAGTGCGTGCCAAACTGGGGCTGCGTTCCTCTTTCAACACCATAGAAAAACTGCTGGGCATTACACAAAGTGACACTGCCATCATCGGTGCCTTTCATAAACCATTTGTACAGAAGTACATCGATCTCTACAAAGACCGTTACAAGAAACTCATTATCATCAAAGGGAATGAAGGGACACCGGAAATCTTTGGAAAATGCGCAGTGACCATCGTCGAGAACGGTGAAGTGGAGGAGATAAAGGTCGACCCCAAAGCCTGCGGCATAGACTATGTCAAATCGACACAGCCAATTACCCTGGAAGAGTCTTTAAAACAGACGAAAGCACCTTCGGACGTTTTCCTGGAACTTGCAAAGTTCAATGCCGCAGTGATCCTCTTTTTAAACAAAAGAACCGACACAATCGAAGAAGGCTTACGAATACTATACTGACAGTATGGAGAGAGGTTTTACCCAGCATATGCCGAAAATACCTCCGTCGGTCTTCCTCTTTTTCTACTTAAGCTTTTTGCTTACATCGTTGATCTGCTGCTCGCTTTTGGTATGCAGTCTGAGTATCTTCTTTCCGTCAAGGTCAAAGCTTTTCATATCTATCATTTTGATCGACTGGTCCTCGTAGGTCTTGTAGTAGTAACGAAGGTTCTTCGTATCTCTGACTACTGTCAGCATCGTATAGTCAGAGAAGATCTTGCCTTCTTCTATTGTCCGTGCCACACCGACAGGGATGTCAAAACTGTTAAGAATATGGAACATCTGTAGCACTCCTCTTTGGGCTGTCTTCTCAGGAATGGAAGATGCTGCAAATGCAGCTGCTCTTACAAAACGTGAAGGCGGTGTGAAGTCTCCCGGAAGACCAAGCATTCCGGCACCCTGTCCCAGTGGTTTGACAGTCGCACCAAAAACCTTCACCTCATCAGGTGTGTGAGCAAGCAGATTCACATAGTTGCTCAGGTTGGTCATATGCCAGTCGAAAGTCGGTGAGTTGGTAATGACACCGATAGGATTGTTATATACCTTCAACTTCCCATCCATCGGCTCGATGACGATGCTTTTGCCTGTACGGTCATAGACGATGAAGTGGAACGGCTGTACCTGCGGAGGAAAGCCAGGCGTAAGCACAGGAGAGATCGCCACTTCATTGTTCTCAAGTGCTGTTTTGACCTCATCGACGGTCTCGAACATAGAGAGGAACCACTGTGTAATATCCGAAGAGGACATAGAGATCTTCTGGTTCTCTTTGGTCGTCACCGAATACTTCGCATACCCGGGGAAATAGAAACTTGCCGTTACCAGCCCCTTCTCGTTCATTCCATCCACGATCACTTCGTTGTCTACGAGGATCATCCCTACGGATGCATACTTCGAGGTCCACTTCTTTCCCTCACCAAGTGTGGTCATACCCGTGAACTTGGTCCCTCTTGGCACCACGACAATACTTGTATCGAGAAAGACTCCAAACTCCACCGTACGTCCGTTGATGACCGCTTTGTCTTCCGTTACTACCTGCGCACCGGTACAGGCACTGGCCGTACTGAGTCCAAATGTCGTGACTGCTATTGCGATCAGTCCTATGGTTGTTTTTTTCAAATTCATTTTTTTCCTTTGTATGTTTTATTTGGTTTCACCAATAACTGTCAACTATTTTTCTATTTATTTGAGTATACAGTATATCCTTTTTTGTTTGCGTATTTGCGTTTGTCCTGTTCATTTTTAAAACAATATGCCAACTAGCTCTTTTGCAGAACCCATATCATTTCAAGGATTTAGCCTGTCTATCAAATCAGATCTATCTTTCTGCGTGGAATGGATGAGTGTTTCTCTCAATGCATCCAGTATTGAAATAAAATATCTTCTATCCAATACTTCAGGGGAGACCAGTCTCTCTTCAAACATACTCAGTCCCTCTTTGAATTGCGGATATTTTTCATAAATGTCTTTAAAGCTCTCTATTTTCGTATCTCCTGCCGCTACTTCCAGCCAGACATAAAGATCACGGTAGATCGCAGCTGTGTTTTCTTTTTCCACACTTTTTAGAAGTTTTTCGTATCTGCCTTTCTCACTTTTCGCATAAGCGATCCTACGTCTGTTCCAATGGCGTATCAAAGAAGGGGAAACGGCTTTATAGAACAGGAACAGGAACAATACCGACACAGTCACATAGATCAAAACCATTTTCTGTTTTTTCTGTTTTTCATCCAGAGTGATCTGGGGGTCTGCAATGACAGTGAAGTGCATGGCCGGAATGGTCTCAACCGTTACTTTTTCACTTATGCTGTCCCACCATACAGATCTCTGTTCAGGAATACTTACATTCCCTTCTGCCGTAGCTACAAAGGTGAACCTGTCAGTTCTGGAGACATCAAACTTCCCTTTCAAACCACTCTGCAATTCCGGCTCTTTTTCATAGACTCTGAGTTCAGAAGTACTCTTATAATGTATCGGCTTCAGAAGAATATCCGGTACCCCATGGGCTTTTTGGGTGACCTCCACTTCAATGGCATCCCCGACAATGAGTTCAGACTTTTTGGGGTTGATTTTTTGTGTCATACTGTAGTTGTCAGTGACCAGTACGAACTGCTCTTTTTTAATGCCTTTGGGAGAGAGCACAGAGAAATGAAGGGGTTCACTCTCCAATACAAACTCTTTTTTAGGCTGACCATAACCCATTGAGGCTGAAAAAGCAGCTTTTACAGCACCTATTTCCAGCTCTCCGGCTTGCAAAGCATAGACTTCATACTCATAATGTACCACCTGCCAGTCATTGTCCTCTATCTCTTCTTTTTGTATATACGCTGCGCTTTTAGGCGCATTGACAATATATTTGGATGAAGAGGGAAAAGTGATCCTGGCATCCGTGATGCTAAAGGCATCGGTCAGAAGTTCTACTGCCACAGTTGCTTTCTGGGAAGTATAGAGAGTCTCATGCGGCTGCAGATAGACCCTCATCCTGCCCTCTACGCCAAAGAGCATCATGGTGAGAAACAGGAAAAGGAACACTGTTTTACTTTGCATCTTTACTTCCTCTCCTTTCATGCTGGTATCTGAATTTGTTTTTCAGAAAATCTTTGGGTCCTGTCTGCAGTCTGTCCAGCCAGTTGGGATTGCCGGAACCGGATTCCTGTTCTGCAGAGCTGTCGTCATCCACCCCTTTTCCCGCCTTGTTGTCATAAACGATCTCATCGGCACCCAATTCGCCTACTCCCTGCTCTCCGTCATTTTCAGGCTCTTTGAGTCTCTTTCTGGCTTTGGCTATGACCAGGTTCTCTTTGGCTTCTTTGAAGTTCGGATCCATTTTGAGTGCCAGTTCATAGGCTTTTATAGCAGCGTCATACTTACCAAGCATCACAAAGGTATTGCCCAGGTTATACTTCCCCGCTTTGTCAGAGAGGTTTTGATAGATCGCTTTTGCCTTTTTAAACTCTCCCGCTTTGTAAAAAGAGGCCGCTTTAAAAGCAATATCTTCAAAATTCTCTGCTGCTTTCAGGTAGTCTCTCTTCGCATAGGCTTCATACCCTGCCTGATCCGCAGTGACGAAGAGTCTGTTCATACTGCCTTCGTAAAAGAACAGCAGCCAGAGCAGAGAAAAGAGAAGCGTAAGATACAAAGGTATCAAGGTAAGATGTTTCTGTATTATGGCTTTCATGACCGTCTCCAGAGTTCAGCTATAAAGCCCTGTCTTGCCCATAGGAGCAGAAGCAGAAAGATCAGCGGAACAAGGTAGTAACCGCCATCTTCATACTTGCTGTTATCCCCCTGTGCGACATTTTTAAAATTTTTGTCTATCATAGAAGAGATCGCTTTGAGATCTTCATCATCACCGCTATACTTGACTGTTTGACCATTCAGCATTGATGCTGCACTTTTAAAGTCTGCCTCATTTGCGAGCTGGGGAGATATTATCTGCCAAAAGATCACATCCATTCCTTTAAAACCCTCTTTGAGCGCCAGCTTCACATTGGAGGGAGAGACCGCATCGGTCAAGACAATAATGGTTGAACCTTCACTCTCGAGCTCATTCATGGCGAGCAGCAGGGCATCCTGTATGTTGTCACCCTCAAGCGGCATGATCTTCGGATCCAGTGCCTGCGCAAA
It encodes:
- a CDS encoding tetratricopeptide repeat protein — its product is MKAIIQKHLTLIPLYLTLLFSLLWLLFFYEGSMNRLFVTADQAGYEAYAKRDYLKAAENFEDIAFKAASFYKAGEFKKAKAIYQNLSDKAGKYNLGNTFVMLGKYDAAIKAYELALKMDPNFKEAKENLVIAKARKRLKEPENDGEQGVGELGADEIVYDNKAGKGVDDDSSAEQESGSGNPNWLDRLQTGPKDFLKNKFRYQHERRGSKDAK